One Micromonospora craniellae genomic region harbors:
- a CDS encoding 3'-5' exonuclease, with the protein MTTTIVALDLETTGLDPERHHIWEIGAIVRGHRDPTFDGEWHYMLRPNLSDAEPKALQISRYYERASSVQDRTTQAFVHRKPAEVPGGLFGELSRPAVALRMAELLDGAHLVGVNPQFDAAFLSRFLRAHWQAPTWNYHLVDVGALAFGYAAALCQALDRPVPTLPWRLDDLAAQLGVPSDPASRHTALGDARWALAIYDKVMAASGAQDVPEPVV; encoded by the coding sequence GTGACGACCACGATCGTGGCGCTGGACCTGGAGACGACCGGGCTGGATCCGGAGCGCCATCACATCTGGGAGATCGGGGCGATCGTCCGCGGCCACCGTGACCCGACGTTCGACGGGGAGTGGCACTACATGCTGCGCCCCAACCTGTCGGATGCAGAACCGAAAGCCCTACAGATCAGCCGCTACTACGAGCGCGCCTCGTCGGTGCAGGACCGAACCACCCAGGCGTTCGTGCACCGCAAGCCCGCCGAGGTGCCCGGTGGGCTGTTCGGCGAGTTGTCCCGGCCGGCCGTGGCCCTGCGGATGGCCGAGCTGCTCGACGGCGCCCACCTGGTGGGCGTCAACCCGCAGTTCGACGCCGCCTTCCTCAGCCGTTTCCTTCGCGCCCACTGGCAGGCACCCACCTGGAACTACCACCTCGTCGACGTCGGCGCCCTGGCGTTCGGCTACGCCGCCGCGCTGTGCCAGGCCCTCGACCGGCCGGTACCGACGCTGCCGTGGCGCCTCGACGACCTGGCCGCGCAACTCGGCGTGCCCAGCGACCCGGCCTCCCGGCACACCGCGCTGGGTGACGCCCGCTGGGCGCTGGCCATCTACGACAAGGTGATGGCCGCCTCCGGCGCGCAGGACGTCCCCGAGCCGGTGGTCTGA
- a CDS encoding mobile element protein encodes MTAPAEPVPYLASPQTLSRLLGVPVDDQRMLDALAAASGRFRGQVHHSVHLVEGDEVWLDGDGSTELFLPAAPVLARPQVWVDDRELDPSEFEWSRKGILRRRAGWPDRLNCVRVLYDHGYAQIPADVQEVVIDQARVIHEITPGVQTVQAGGESVTYGVTASTGVTAQWSIAVEAYRVGKGDQA; translated from the coding sequence GTGACGGCGCCAGCTGAGCCGGTGCCGTACCTGGCGTCGCCGCAGACGCTGTCCCGTCTGCTGGGCGTGCCCGTCGACGACCAGCGGATGCTCGACGCCCTGGCGGCCGCGTCCGGCCGCTTCCGGGGGCAGGTGCATCACTCGGTGCACCTGGTGGAGGGCGACGAGGTGTGGCTGGACGGGGACGGCTCGACCGAGCTGTTCCTGCCGGCCGCGCCCGTCCTCGCCCGCCCGCAGGTCTGGGTCGACGACCGGGAGCTGGACCCGTCGGAGTTCGAGTGGTCGCGCAAGGGCATCCTGCGTCGCCGCGCCGGGTGGCCGGACCGGCTCAACTGCGTCCGGGTCCTGTACGACCACGGTTACGCGCAGATCCCGGCCGACGTCCAGGAGGTCGTCATCGACCAGGCGCGGGTGATCCACGAGATCACGCCCGGCGTGCAGACCGTGCAGGCCGGCGGCGAGTCCGTCACCTACGGCGTGACCGCGTCGACCGGGGTGACCGCGCAGTGGTCGATCGCCGTCGAGGCGTACCGCGTCGGCAAGGGGGACCAAGCCTGA
- a CDS encoding HNH endonuclease, whose protein sequence is MPTAPKTRCAEPGCRTLVDRGRCDVHQRPAWAGRLPFEQRYGMSRSEWDALSRRILIRDGWTCYVCGKQAATQVDHKIPVAEGGSPRDAANLGAICESPCHENKSEAERIRAAQRARSGVGES, encoded by the coding sequence GTGCCCACGGCCCCCAAGACCCGTTGCGCTGAGCCGGGATGCCGGACGCTGGTCGACCGCGGCCGCTGCGACGTACACCAGCGGCCGGCCTGGGCGGGCCGGCTGCCGTTCGAGCAGCGGTACGGCATGAGCCGTTCGGAGTGGGATGCACTGAGCCGGCGCATCCTCATCCGCGACGGCTGGACGTGCTACGTCTGCGGCAAGCAGGCAGCGACGCAGGTCGATCACAAGATCCCTGTTGCGGAGGGCGGTTCGCCTCGTGATGCGGCGAATCTCGGCGCGATCTGCGAATCGCCGTGCCATGAGAACAAGAGCGAGGCCGAACGCATTCGCGCAGCTCAGCGGGCGCGGTCGGGGGTAGGGGAGTCATGA
- a CDS encoding DUF6011 domain-containing protein, producing MTKPTEVRCLDCDRKLKTSVSRARHIGEGCWRKRQAEARARSALVPLPGFTRHGDLAGLDGPSLLDQLTEDGPHAS from the coding sequence ATGACCAAGCCGACCGAGGTGCGGTGCCTCGACTGCGACCGGAAGCTCAAGACCTCCGTGTCGCGTGCCCGGCACATCGGCGAGGGCTGCTGGCGCAAGCGCCAGGCCGAGGCCCGCGCCCGGTCGGCTCTGGTCCCCCTGCCCGGCTTCACCAGGCACGGCGACCTCGCCGGCCTGGACGGCCCCTCCCTGCTCGACCAGCTGACCGAGGACGGCCCCCATGCCTCGTAA
- a CDS encoding phage terminase small subunit P27 family gives MARTPEPAGLRLLKGRGNGTDSGGRKVREAPAFERAAPNPPTWLSKEAAAEWRRVVPELDRMGLLKKIDRAMLSAYCQTWATFVWATREVQLQGLLVEAITVRKDGTESKRLAANPNVVIARSAGKELRAFATHFGLSPSAEGGLVKGDGDDGDENPFSGAGGGSVGLVG, from the coding sequence GTGGCACGCACCCCTGAGCCGGCCGGGCTGCGGCTGCTCAAGGGCCGGGGCAACGGCACGGACTCCGGCGGTCGGAAGGTCCGGGAGGCGCCGGCGTTCGAGCGGGCGGCGCCGAACCCGCCGACGTGGTTGTCGAAGGAGGCGGCGGCGGAGTGGCGGCGGGTGGTGCCGGAGCTGGACCGGATGGGTCTGCTCAAGAAGATCGACCGGGCGATGTTGTCGGCGTACTGCCAGACCTGGGCCACGTTCGTGTGGGCGACCCGTGAGGTGCAGTTGCAGGGCCTGCTGGTGGAGGCGATCACGGTCCGCAAGGACGGCACCGAGTCGAAGCGGCTGGCGGCCAACCCGAACGTGGTGATCGCCCGGTCGGCCGGCAAGGAGCTGCGCGCGTTCGCGACGCACTTCGGGCTGTCTCCGTCTGCTGAGGGCGGGCTGGTGAAGGGCGACGGCGACGATGGCGACGAGAACCCGTTCAGCGGCGCGGGAGGAGGATCGGTCGGCCTCGTCGGCTGA
- a CDS encoding phage major capsid protein, protein MNLRQQLKAKLARAAELAKAAKTRDLTDDEITEVDALGDEIPALQAKIKKNDAAAKRLSGLADVDDEDQDDEDDDEDDDEPAGGRKTGGARVTDRIERLHAKRMGVAFVKSDAYKAFRKAHPGGVGQGTPINIGRVKVGTMDDWHAGRRRKATLTTQVARIQPTRYPTMDMVERDNLTILDLISRGEADGAFDYVQVTGVTRNAAIVPESTGPADANGLKPVSDLQTQIAEAKPFTYADGYDITNQLLSDAPAFATYMDQELSYSLDWVIEDALLDGSGTGGQPRGLLHTTGVQQLTYTPGVDARAQVKAIRQAITRITRLRGGQVSAVLMAPEDDEAWDLLEDDNHRYLGQGPFGIGPSTSWGRARALSERLAPGTCILGDWRQIALLDVEGLSVLAFNQHKDYAQRNMTYVRAELRAMQVIWKPNRLIVVKPEEEEG, encoded by the coding sequence GTGAACCTGCGACAGCAGCTCAAGGCCAAGCTGGCCCGGGCCGCGGAGCTGGCCAAGGCCGCCAAGACCCGGGACCTGACCGACGACGAGATCACCGAGGTCGACGCCCTCGGCGACGAGATCCCCGCCCTCCAGGCCAAGATCAAGAAGAACGACGCCGCCGCGAAGCGGCTGTCCGGCCTCGCCGACGTCGACGACGAGGACCAGGACGACGAGGACGACGACGAGGACGACGACGAGCCGGCCGGCGGCCGCAAGACCGGCGGGGCCCGCGTGACCGACCGGATCGAGCGGCTGCACGCCAAGCGGATGGGTGTCGCGTTCGTCAAGAGCGACGCCTACAAGGCGTTCCGCAAGGCGCACCCGGGCGGCGTCGGTCAGGGCACGCCGATCAACATCGGCCGGGTCAAGGTCGGCACGATGGACGACTGGCACGCCGGGCGCCGCCGCAAGGCGACGCTGACCACGCAGGTCGCCCGGATCCAGCCGACCCGCTACCCGACCATGGACATGGTCGAGCGGGACAACCTGACCATCCTCGACCTCATCTCGCGCGGCGAGGCGGACGGCGCGTTCGACTACGTCCAGGTGACCGGGGTGACCCGCAACGCCGCTATCGTGCCGGAGTCCACCGGCCCGGCCGACGCGAACGGCCTCAAGCCGGTGTCGGACCTGCAGACGCAGATCGCCGAGGCCAAGCCGTTCACCTACGCCGACGGCTACGACATCACCAACCAGCTGCTGAGCGACGCGCCCGCGTTCGCCACCTACATGGATCAGGAGCTGTCCTACAGCCTGGACTGGGTGATCGAGGACGCCCTGCTCGACGGCAGCGGCACTGGTGGCCAGCCCCGTGGCCTGCTGCACACCACCGGTGTGCAGCAGCTGACCTACACCCCCGGCGTCGACGCCCGCGCCCAGGTCAAGGCGATCCGACAGGCGATCACCCGGATCACCCGGCTGCGCGGCGGCCAGGTCTCCGCCGTGCTGATGGCGCCGGAGGACGACGAGGCGTGGGACCTGCTGGAGGACGACAACCACCGGTACCTCGGGCAGGGCCCGTTCGGCATCGGCCCGTCGACGAGCTGGGGCCGCGCCCGGGCGCTGTCGGAGCGGCTGGCGCCGGGCACCTGCATCCTGGGCGACTGGCGGCAGATCGCGCTGCTCGACGTCGAGGGCCTGAGCGTTCTCGCGTTCAACCAGCACAAGGACTACGCCCAGCGGAACATGACCTACGTCCGCGCCGAGCTGCGCGCGATGCAGGTCATCTGGAAGCCCAACCGGCTGATCGTCGTCAAGCCGGAAGAGGAAGAGGGCTGA
- a CDS encoding phage portal protein produces MVAFATLAELGEHLASRPGVEVVDPGVPLSEYAASDVSAHNVWKSQPSVRKVVDFIARNVASVPMHLYERASDTDRRRVTAHPLAATLRAPRPRLTPFRFWHSVVVDWMLYDRWCVAKLPTDDGMELVRIPARRFRLKADALDWPIAVKIRDRHGRWQEFPTADFLFDHGYAGRGANGTSPMQTLRDTLAESREAVAYRRQVWANGARVPLVLRRPADAPDWNKNGGRDRFTASWRRFMRGGGREGGTPLLEDGMDLVKVEAFTPRDTLDLEGRKLTDAEVAAAYHIAPELVGAREGNYSNLDAFRQMLWNVSLGPYILPLEQVTNVMLVPDFDDELLYVEAHVDAKLRGSWLEQAQYLQSAVGAPYMLRNEARGRLNLEAIEGGDELVTPLNVLVGGLASPRDTAPKAGGRRGVKASRPEDLADYDRELAGLTEALTAYAQRQADTLLDRLGAKAEDGAPDLWALWGAEQPEREQQLAALVLSWALRLAAVGAWEVLSIWNPDGDGWSAEVMTAWLAKAAAAHAHEVEQGGYDAAIGAISGAAGDPDRTWRDALQTALAAWVVRAAAHAVGVATEARNFGGHDAAKASGLGEKTWRTRSSNPRPSHRVLDGQTVPINDVFGNGGRWPGDPALETDERANCKCSVTYARGDD; encoded by the coding sequence ATGGTCGCGTTCGCCACGCTCGCCGAGCTGGGCGAGCATCTGGCCAGCCGGCCGGGTGTGGAGGTCGTGGACCCGGGCGTGCCGCTGTCGGAGTACGCCGCCAGCGACGTCAGCGCCCACAACGTCTGGAAGTCGCAGCCCAGCGTGCGCAAGGTCGTCGACTTCATCGCCCGCAACGTCGCCAGCGTGCCGATGCACCTGTACGAGCGGGCATCCGACACCGACCGCCGGCGGGTCACCGCCCACCCCCTGGCGGCGACGCTGCGGGCACCGCGGCCGCGGCTGACGCCGTTCCGGTTCTGGCACTCGGTGGTGGTCGACTGGATGCTCTACGACCGGTGGTGTGTGGCGAAGCTGCCCACCGACGACGGCATGGAGCTGGTCCGGATCCCCGCACGGCGGTTCCGGCTCAAGGCCGACGCGCTGGACTGGCCGATCGCGGTCAAGATCCGCGACCGGCACGGGCGGTGGCAGGAGTTCCCCACGGCGGACTTCCTGTTCGATCACGGGTACGCCGGGCGCGGCGCCAACGGCACCAGCCCGATGCAGACCCTGCGCGACACCCTGGCGGAGTCCCGGGAGGCGGTGGCCTACCGGCGTCAGGTCTGGGCCAACGGCGCCCGCGTGCCGCTGGTGCTGCGCCGGCCGGCGGACGCGCCGGACTGGAACAAGAACGGCGGCCGCGACCGATTCACCGCGTCCTGGCGGCGGTTCATGCGCGGCGGCGGCCGCGAGGGCGGCACGCCGCTGCTCGAAGACGGCATGGACCTGGTGAAGGTCGAGGCGTTCACGCCGCGAGACACCCTCGACCTGGAAGGCCGCAAGCTCACCGACGCCGAGGTGGCCGCCGCGTACCACATCGCCCCGGAGCTGGTGGGCGCCCGCGAGGGCAACTACAGCAACCTCGACGCGTTCCGCCAGATGTTGTGGAACGTGTCGCTGGGCCCGTACATCCTGCCGCTGGAGCAGGTCACCAACGTGATGCTGGTGCCCGACTTCGACGACGAGCTGCTGTACGTCGAGGCGCACGTCGACGCGAAGCTGCGCGGCAGCTGGCTGGAACAGGCGCAGTACCTGCAGTCGGCCGTCGGTGCGCCGTACATGCTGCGCAACGAGGCCCGGGGCCGGCTGAACCTGGAGGCTATCGAGGGCGGCGACGAACTGGTGACGCCGCTCAACGTGCTGGTGGGTGGGCTGGCCTCACCTCGGGACACCGCGCCGAAGGCCGGCGGCCGCCGGGGCGTGAAGGCGTCCCGGCCGGAGGACCTAGCCGACTACGACCGGGAACTGGCCGGCCTGACCGAGGCGCTGACCGCGTACGCGCAGCGGCAGGCCGACACGCTGCTGGACCGGCTCGGCGCCAAGGCCGAGGACGGTGCGCCGGACCTGTGGGCGCTGTGGGGTGCCGAGCAACCCGAGCGGGAGCAGCAGCTGGCCGCGCTGGTGCTGTCGTGGGCGCTGCGTCTGGCGGCCGTCGGTGCCTGGGAAGTGTTGAGCATCTGGAACCCGGACGGCGACGGCTGGTCCGCCGAGGTGATGACGGCGTGGCTGGCCAAGGCGGCGGCCGCGCACGCGCACGAGGTCGAGCAGGGCGGCTACGACGCGGCCATCGGGGCGATCAGCGGCGCCGCCGGCGATCCGGACCGGACGTGGCGTGACGCGCTGCAGACCGCGCTGGCCGCCTGGGTGGTCCGTGCCGCGGCGCACGCGGTCGGGGTGGCCACCGAGGCCCGCAACTTCGGCGGCCACGACGCGGCCAAGGCGTCCGGGCTGGGCGAGAAGACGTGGCGGACCCGGTCGTCGAACCCGCGCCCGTCGCATCGGGTGCTCGACGGCCAGACCGTGCCGATCAACGACGTGTTCGGCAACGGCGGCCGGTGGCCGGGCGACCCGGCGCTGGAGACCGACGAACGGGCCAACTGCAAGTGCTCGGTCACGTACGCGAGAGGTGACGACTGA
- a CDS encoding HNH endonuclease: protein MWEVLAGGVADLVDALQSALCRLKSSSSAVLSDGYLTEGMALQQCRGRKKILGLLTTAVLDQPPLLHRQGDECECLGDGWITGYAYRIHGFSKRNPSRREYNRNRAQKADLRDARLKALVYTRDGGCCRYCGSGPLSPKSGRAKDPRKRIHYDHVDPDAPAGANAENFVLSCKRCNEHKGHRLPAEADMVLLPIPTPDQAARMRARDQVLRDLPTDHAPITDETAPNHDHEQKPITERTDEPITDHERDRNADHTPPVRPNPDITTTTATTDHRRTGSGLGRDGKPEVTALHPPPPTPGPTTPPASSTPWSHQPARSPQFPDVYHRRSRPAPHQPDPYVWPPGTTPARPAPPSHDPEDR from the coding sequence GTGTGGGAAGTGCTTGCCGGTGGCGTCGCGGACCTGGTCGACGCGCTGCAGTCCGCGCTGTGCCGGCTGAAGTCGTCGTCGTCCGCGGTGCTGTCCGATGGCTACCTGACCGAGGGCATGGCGCTGCAGCAGTGCCGCGGCCGTAAGAAGATCCTCGGGCTGCTGACCACAGCAGTGCTCGACCAGCCGCCGCTGCTGCACCGTCAGGGCGACGAGTGTGAGTGCCTCGGTGACGGGTGGATCACCGGGTATGCGTACCGGATCCACGGGTTCTCCAAGCGGAACCCGTCCCGGCGGGAGTACAACCGCAACCGGGCGCAGAAGGCGGACCTGCGTGACGCGCGCCTGAAAGCCTTGGTCTACACCCGCGACGGCGGCTGCTGCCGGTACTGCGGCTCCGGACCTCTCAGCCCGAAGAGCGGCCGGGCGAAGGATCCCCGCAAGCGGATCCACTACGACCACGTCGACCCGGATGCCCCGGCCGGCGCCAACGCCGAGAACTTCGTCTTGAGCTGCAAGCGCTGCAACGAGCACAAGGGCCACCGCCTGCCGGCCGAGGCCGACATGGTGCTGCTGCCCATCCCCACCCCCGACCAGGCCGCCCGCATGCGCGCCCGCGACCAGGTGCTGCGGGACCTGCCCACCGATCACGCGCCGATCACCGACGAAACGGCACCCAATCACGATCACGAACAAAAACCGATCACCGAACGAACCGATGAACCCATCACCGACCACGAACGCGATCGAAACGCCGATCACACACCACCAGTGCGCCCGAACCCCGACATCACCACCACCACGGCGACGACCGATCACCGCCGGACAGGGTCCGGGCTGGGTCGGGACGGGAAACCCGAGGTGACAGCACTCCACCCGCCACCCCCCACCCCCGGCCCCACCACCCCACCGGCCAGCTCAACCCCCTGGTCCCACCAGCCAGCCCGCAGCCCGCAGTTTCCCGACGTCTACCACCGGCGCTCCCGTCCAGCCCCGCACCAACCTGACCCCTACGTCTGGCCCCCCGGCACCACCCCTGCCCGCCCCGCGCCGCCCTCGCACGATCCGGAGGACCGATGA
- a CDS encoding HK97 family phage prohead protease produces the protein MLIKTAPARIKAAGTDDGLADGEFEALVSVFGNVDSYGDVVMPGAFDDVLSEWSAKGDPIPVIWSHNWYDPFAHIGTVLEAKETDVGLWVKGLVDQDPEARTAAQVYRLLKGRRVTQFSFAYEIGEASWAERDGQDVYELRKFSGLHEVGPCLVGANQDTDLLSAKARLLAAGVKEGRVLAQAHVDRLKEAHGALGEVIAAAEKTTDPKRSGSTATRTAGQPADPTNDNPAVPGKSSAASDRSRSAQAAARLQLLTLTGDAQ, from the coding sequence ATGTTGATCAAGACCGCGCCGGCGCGTATCAAGGCGGCCGGCACCGACGACGGCCTGGCCGATGGCGAGTTCGAGGCGCTCGTCAGCGTGTTCGGCAACGTCGACAGCTACGGCGACGTCGTCATGCCCGGTGCGTTCGACGACGTCCTTTCGGAGTGGTCGGCCAAGGGCGACCCGATCCCCGTGATCTGGTCGCACAACTGGTACGACCCGTTCGCCCACATCGGCACCGTGCTGGAGGCCAAGGAGACCGACGTCGGGCTGTGGGTCAAGGGCCTGGTCGACCAGGACCCCGAGGCCCGCACCGCCGCCCAGGTCTACCGCCTGCTCAAGGGCCGCCGCGTCACGCAGTTCAGCTTCGCGTACGAGATCGGCGAAGCGTCGTGGGCCGAGCGGGACGGCCAGGACGTGTACGAGCTGCGCAAGTTCTCCGGCCTGCACGAGGTCGGGCCCTGCCTGGTCGGCGCCAACCAGGACACCGACCTGCTGTCCGCCAAGGCCCGCCTGCTGGCCGCCGGCGTCAAGGAGGGCCGGGTCCTGGCCCAGGCCCACGTCGACCGGCTCAAGGAGGCACACGGCGCGCTGGGCGAGGTCATCGCCGCCGCCGAGAAGACCACCGACCCGAAGAGGTCGGGAAGCACCGCCACGCGTACCGCCGGCCAGCCGGCTGATCCGACCAACGACAACCCGGCCGTGCCCGGGAAGTCGTCCGCCGCGTCCGATCGGTCCCGGTCCGCCCAGGCAGCCGCACGGCTCCAACTACTCACACTGACGGGAGATGCGCAGTGA
- a CDS encoding terminase large subunit, translating to MATRTRSAAREEDRSASSAEVPTAFLPPAEELERLKLSPEVAWYLVSRGIALPDCPPRWKTPEPRDVVDAAFDPDRVDHVLASFRQLRHTQGRLAGLPLIPDPWQVAYILAPVFGWVRWDEDAEAYVRIIRTLYVDVPRKNGKSTLCGGIAIYMACADGEQGAQVVTAATSERQAGFVFNPIKTLAAKSRALARFVKALAKKVIHKPSGSTIEVVSSAADAQHGANIHCGVVDELHVHKTPDLLEAIETGTGSRTQPLIVIITTADSGRRETAYDRKRRLVEQLASGVLVDETTYGVIWCADPEADPFAEATQRAANPGYGISPTRAYLRSKANGARNSPAELAAYQRLHLGVRTKQETKYLTLVSWDRNAGAVDEDALTGREAFGGLDLASTSDLIALCWLFPDDGGYDALWRLWTPEENVANLDKRTAKAASRWVKEGLLLTTPGNVADYDFVQAQIEQDIETFDVASLGYDPWNATQLTNNLSAAGAPLVKVRQGLQTLSPPLKEVQRLLLAGREDRPLLRHGGNPAVRWQVDNLSVHTDPAGNVKPDKARSAEKIDAVSSLVTAMSEAMGRAPTRRSAYADEGAELTVI from the coding sequence ATGGCGACGAGAACCCGTTCAGCGGCGCGGGAGGAGGATCGGTCGGCCTCGTCGGCTGAGGTCCCGACCGCGTTCCTGCCGCCGGCGGAGGAGCTGGAGCGGCTCAAGCTGTCCCCGGAGGTGGCCTGGTACCTGGTCAGCCGGGGCATCGCGCTGCCGGACTGCCCGCCGCGGTGGAAGACCCCTGAGCCGCGCGACGTCGTCGACGCCGCGTTCGATCCGGACCGCGTCGACCACGTCCTGGCCTCGTTCCGCCAGCTGCGGCACACGCAGGGCCGGCTGGCCGGCCTGCCGCTGATCCCGGATCCGTGGCAGGTCGCCTACATCCTCGCCCCGGTGTTCGGGTGGGTGCGGTGGGACGAGGACGCCGAGGCGTACGTGCGGATCATCCGCACCCTGTACGTCGACGTGCCCCGCAAGAACGGCAAGAGCACCCTGTGTGGCGGCATCGCGATCTACATGGCGTGTGCGGACGGCGAGCAGGGCGCCCAGGTCGTCACCGCCGCGACCAGCGAGCGTCAGGCCGGGTTCGTGTTCAACCCGATCAAGACCCTGGCGGCCAAGAGCCGGGCGCTGGCTCGGTTCGTCAAGGCGCTGGCGAAGAAGGTCATCCACAAGCCGTCCGGCTCGACGATCGAGGTCGTGTCCTCGGCGGCCGACGCGCAGCACGGGGCGAACATCCACTGCGGGGTCGTCGACGAGCTGCATGTCCACAAGACCCCGGACCTGCTGGAGGCGATCGAGACCGGGACCGGTTCCCGGACGCAGCCGCTGATCGTCATCATCACCACGGCGGACTCCGGCCGCCGGGAGACCGCCTACGACCGCAAGCGGCGGCTGGTCGAGCAGCTCGCGTCCGGGGTGCTGGTCGACGAGACCACGTACGGCGTGATCTGGTGCGCCGACCCGGAGGCCGACCCGTTCGCCGAGGCCACGCAGCGCGCGGCGAACCCGGGTTACGGGATCTCACCGACCCGGGCCTACCTGCGCAGCAAGGCCAACGGCGCCCGTAACTCGCCGGCGGAGCTCGCGGCGTACCAGCGGCTGCACCTGGGCGTGCGGACGAAGCAGGAAACGAAGTACCTGACGCTGGTCAGCTGGGACCGCAACGCCGGCGCCGTCGACGAGGACGCGCTGACCGGCCGCGAGGCGTTCGGCGGGCTGGACCTGGCCTCCACCAGCGACCTGATCGCGTTGTGCTGGCTGTTCCCCGACGACGGCGGGTACGACGCGCTGTGGCGGCTGTGGACGCCCGAGGAGAACGTGGCCAACCTCGACAAGCGCACGGCGAAAGCGGCGTCGCGGTGGGTCAAGGAGGGTCTGCTGCTGACCACGCCGGGCAACGTGGCCGACTACGACTTCGTCCAGGCGCAGATCGAGCAGGACATCGAGACGTTCGACGTCGCGTCGCTGGGCTACGACCCGTGGAACGCGACGCAGCTGACGAACAACCTCTCGGCCGCCGGTGCGCCGCTGGTGAAGGTCCGCCAGGGCCTGCAGACACTCTCGCCTCCGCTCAAGGAGGTGCAGCGTCTGCTGCTGGCCGGCCGCGAGGACCGGCCCCTGCTGCGCCACGGCGGCAACCCGGCGGTGCGGTGGCAGGTCGACAACCTGTCCGTGCACACCGACCCGGCCGGCAACGTCAAGCCCGACAAGGCCCGCTCCGCCGAGAAGATCGACGCCGTTTCGAGCCTGGTCACGGCCATGTCCGAGGCGATGGGACGCGCACCGACCCGCCGGTCCGCGTACGCCGACGAGGGCGCAGAGCTGACCGTCATCTGA